From the genome of Phyllostomus discolor isolate MPI-MPIP mPhyDis1 chromosome 12, mPhyDis1.pri.v3, whole genome shotgun sequence, one region includes:
- the PNMA8B gene encoding paraneoplastic antigen-like protein 8B: protein MALSLLQDWCSGLDVDVHRALLVTGIPEGLEQAAIEAVLRPAFLPLGTFRLRNTRAMRDEKAKAALVEFSEDIDHSAIPREIPGREGFWRVLCKDRAEDTRVLRQMKRLLLDERAPEDTPTPPTSETEAQGSELPGPPPGADGRARRGRRSRRSRARGNRLAQKGKKRGRGGRPFASARRGSEGSSSDSLGIVIEEIDEEDLSGVEDQRALYTTLQTAARELVKKWALQGDAEGGEGAREFLALVTVTDKAKKEEMDKETPGAESISLNIEDLSGVPDLVALLAVRDTSDEEPADSDASASDWQEREDPEQEGDSPEFVAIVAYTDPSDPSAREEMLKIASVIESLGWSDKKDKKDALPEVLAVMSKDTSGTRVMVEEAGRQVDAMVLRKAKDDGNLLECISALAEPETLPKGKKAPPGLLGGWGEDGDDEVGLLELVALLAAQDMAEVMKEEKEEAWEGGKCKYHKGGLGEVLALLAARKDRESEEQSEGASDGGSEEASEDTDSEESGPEGRASRKPRAKRARTASKVLGQAGAPSGSRKTRRGGRGRGGRAITPEKKAKDEAAGDKKKKGRAGAGARAKASEAKGQPPTGSKSARGKKARRGGRPPPQVPLVAPRDSEAVAGDVRPPPRAPSALPAAEARLPLNRVLRAPRCARRALRASSLPSSPSLAGGASDPDGRRREKRAPLEAVAPCDGTVSQRAPSGRGFGRPPLSGGRG, encoded by the coding sequence ATGGCCTTGAGCCTTTTGCAGGACTGGTGCAGCGGGCTGGACGTGGACGTGCACAGGGCCCTGCTAGTCACCGGCATCCCCGAGGGCCTGGAGCAGGCGGCCATCGAAGCCGTGCTGCGGCCGGCCTTCCTGCCCCTGGGCACGTTCAGGCTTCGGAACACGCGGGCCATGCGGGACGAAAAGGCCAAGGCCGCCCTGGTGGAGTTCTCGGAGGACATCGATCACTCCGCCATCCCCAGGGAGATCCCCGGCAGGGAAGGCTTCTGGAGGGTTCTGTGTAAGGACCGCGCGGAGGACACGAGAGTCCTGAGGCAGATGAAGCGCTTGCTGCTGGACGAGAGGGCCCCTGAGGAcacacccacccctcccacctccgaGACGGAGGCCCAGGGGTCGGAGCTGCCCGGCCCCCCTCCTGGTGCAGACggcagggccaggaggggccGTCGGAGTCGCAGAAGCAGAGCCAGAGGCAACAGGCTGGCCCAGAAGGGCAAGAAGAGAGGCCGAGGAGGGCGGCCGTTCGCCTCCGCCAGGCGAGGGTCGGAGGGCTCCTCCTCCGACAGCCTGGGCATCGTGATCGAGGAGATAGACGAGGAGGACCTGAGCGGGGTGGAGGACCAGAGGGCGCTGTACACCACCCTACAGACCGCCGCCAGGGAGCTCGTGAAGAAGTGGGCCCTCCAGGGCGACGCCGAGGGCGGAGAGGGTGCCCGCGAGTTCCTGGCTCTGGTGACGGTGACGGACAAAGCCAAGAAGGAGGAGATGGACAAGGAAACCCCAGGGGCTGAGTCCATCAGCCTGAACATCGAAGACCTGAGCGGCGTCCCCGACTTAGTGGCCCTGCTGGCCGTGCGAGACACTTCCGACGAGGAGCCCGCAGACAGCGACGCCTCTGCCAGCGACTGGCAGGAAAGGGAGGATCCAGAGCAAGAAGGGGACAGCCCCGAGTTTGTGGCCATCGTGGCGTACACAGACCCCTCCGACCCCTCCGCCCGGGAGGAGATGCTGAAAATCGCTTCCGTGATCGAGTCGCTGGGCTGGAGCgacaagaaagacaaaaaagatgcGCTTCCCGAGGTCCTGGCTGTCATGTCCAAGGACACTTCCGGAACACGCGTGATGGTGGAGGAGGCGGGACGCCAGGTGGACGCCATGGTCCTCAGGAAGGCCAAGGACGACGGCAACCTCCTGGAATGCATTTCCGCCCTGGCTGAGCCGGAGACCCTCCCCAAGGGGAAGAAGGCTCCCCCGGGCCTTCTGGGAGGCTGGGGCGAGGACGGGGACGACGAGGTGGGCCTCCTGGAGCTGGTGGCGCTCCTGGCCGCCCAGGACATGGCGGAGGTgatgaaggaggaaaaggaagaggccTGGGAAGGTGGGAAGTGCAAATACCACAAGGGCGGCCTAGGGGAGGTCCTGGCGCTCCTGGCGGCGCGGAAGGACCGGGAGTCGGAGGAGCAGTCGGAGGGGGCTTCGGACGGAGGCTCCGAGGAGGCGTCCGAGGACACGGACAGCGAGGAATCGGGGCCCGAGGGCCGCGCGTCCAGGAAGCCCCGGGCCAAGCGAGCCCGCACGGCTTCCAAGGTCCTGGGTCAGGCGGGCGCCCCCTCCGGGTCCCGCAAAACCCGACGGGGAGGCCGAGGCCGCGGCGGGCGGGCCATCACTCCCGAGAAGAAAGCTAAGGATGAGGCGGCGGGCGACAAGAAGAAGAAGGGGCGCGCGGGCGCGGGAGCCCGCGCCAAGGCCAGCGAGGCCAAGGGGCAGCCGCCTACCGGCTCCAAGTCCGCGCGGGGGAAGAAGGCTCGTAGGGGAGGGAGGCCGCCCCCCCAAGTGCCACTAGTGGCTCCCAGAGACAGCGAGGCTGTGGCGGGCGAtgtgcgccccccgccccgcgctcCCTCCGCCCTCCCTGCAGCAGAGGCCCGTCTGCCGCTTAACCGTGTGCTCCGCGCTCCGCGGTGCGCCAGGCGCGCACTGCGGGCCTCATCCTTGCCTTCCAGTCCCTCCTTGGCAGGTGGCGCGAGCGATCCTgatggaagaaggagagagaaacgaGCACCCCTGGAGGCAGTCGCCCCATGTGATGGGACCGTGTCTCAAAGGGCACCGAGCGGGCGTGGCTTTGGGCGACCCCCACTtagcgggggcagggggtga